In Actinoplanes octamycinicus, the genomic window CCGGCCTCGCCCTCACCGGGGCGAACGTGGCGGCGGTCGGGCTCGGCGGGGTGTCGTTGATCGTGGTCGGTCTGGGGGCGTTGTTCCTGACCCGGCGGCGGCGCGGGGCCGGGCACTGATACTCGGCCGGTCCCGCTGGGCTCCGCGCCAGGCTCGGTGGGACCGGCCGTTCCACTCGGCTGGTCGTTCCCTCGCTCCGCGCGTGTCTCGCGACGTGGCGCGAAACGGCCGGGCGTGGGTGGTTGCCTTCCGCCGCCGGACATGGTTGTGTCCGCGTCTACGCCGACCTTTGTTCCGTTGTGCCGGGTGGACGCCGCAGGCCCGCTCGGTAGCCGCTCCGGCGGTCGGCCGCCGCCTCACGGACGTGGGGATTCGCTCCGGCGGCCGGCCGCCGGTATTTCCCGGATGGCCCGCTCGCCTCTCCCGGGTCGGCCCACCCGCCTCTTTCCAGGTGCGCGCTGGCCGTGACCGATTCTGACCGGGCCGGAGGGCTCGGGGAAGAGTGCCGATGGGGCCGGTGGGCAGTTGTGGATCCGGCCATAAGATTGATCTCGTGCCAGCGCAGAACCTCCCGCCTCGGGACGCGATCCGTCGAGCGGCCGGCGACTTGTTCGTCCGGGACGGGTACGGCGCCACCACGGTCCGGGCCATCGCGGCGGCGGCCGGGTGCGATCCGGCACTGGTGATCCGGCACTTCGGATCCAAGGAAGGGCTGTTCCTCGCCACCGTCTCGGTCTCCGGCGACCTCACCGGGATCCTGACCGGCCCGCTCGAGTCGATCGGCCGCGAGCTGGTCCGTTACGTCCTGAACGGCGCCGGCAGCCCGGTCGCCGGCGTCTACCGGGCGTTGCTGAGCGCCTCCGACCGCCCGGAGATCAAAGAACGCCTCCGAGCCTCCATGCACGATGTCTTCGTCGGCCCGCTCGCCGAGCGCATCGGCGGCGCCCGGCCGGAACTCCGGGCCCGCTTGGCCGCCGCCCAGTTCGCCGGCCTGATCAACGCCTGCTGGCTGGTCGGCGATCCGGTCCTCGCCCAGGCCGACCACGACGCCGTGATCTCCCTCTACGGCGACGCCATCCAGCGTCTGCTCACCTGCGAGGACCCGCCCCCGTCCGCCGGCTGACGGCCGCTGCGGGCCGAGCGCGAGGGGGACGGTTCGGGCGGGGAGGGCCATGCGAAGGCCGTCCGGCTTGATACCTCCGCATGGCCCTCCCCGCCCGAACCTGCCTGCTCACCGGGGCTGCCGCGGTTTGCGGAAGTGGACGAGGCGCGCGGCTTTCGCCGGCCGCCGGCCCGGTACCGGCTGGTTCTGGCCGGACCGTGAGGCGCGCTCAATGGCCACCGGAGAGAGCGGTCCAGGCCATCCCGCCGCCGGGTGGACTCACCGCTGGAGGTGCTGGTGGGGGCTTGGAGCCGAGTTAGCTGCGGGCGGTGAGGTGCTGGCGGCGGTTGCGGTGCCAGGTGCGGAGGCGGCCCGGTGGGCGTTGGTTGAGGACGCCGGTGTTGCCGTGGCTGGTGCAGAGCCGGGCGGTGGGGATCGGGGCCAGCGTGCCGAGGCAGGCGAGGGCGGCGCTGATGTTGCCGGTGGTCGGGAAGGCCGGGAAGGTCGTCGGGGAGAACGGCTCACCCGTGGTCCCCGGTTCCGCCGAGCTTGCCCATTGCGGCTTGGGCTCGGTGGCGGCGGTTGCCGGGGCGCTGTTCGGGCGGAAGCGACGCGGGCGGCGGCTGACCGCGTTGCGGCGATCAGGTGGTGTCGTGACGGTCGCTTCGGTCGCGGCGGTGGTGGTCACGCCGGCTTCGGTCGCGACGGCGGTCACGCAGGCTTCGGTCGCGACGGCGGTCACGCCGGCTTCGGGTGCGGTCGTGAGGGTCGCGCCGGCTTCGGCTGCACCCGGGATCTCGGCCAGGGCCGGTGCTGGGGTGGCGGGGGTGTGGCGGCGCGCGGCGAAGACCCAGCTTCGGAGGATGAGGTAGCGGGCGCCGCCTACCAGGCTGCCGGTCAGGGCCAGGATCAGGGACTCGGTGAGGGCGGAGGGGTGCGGGCCGGCGATGGCGGCGAACCACGGGGACGCGGCCAGGTTGGCTAGGTAGACGACGACCGAGGTGAGGCCGGCTTCCCAGTGCAGGCGGGCGATCGCGGAGGTGGTGACGTTGAAGGTGATGCGGCGGTGGGCCTCGGTGTTGACCGGGGTGACCACCAGCAGCGCCAGCCAGCTTGCCCAGGTGGCGGCGACCACCTCGCGGACGGAGACGTAAACGATCGTCTGCAGGACCGTGCTCAGTGCGCCGACCAGCATGAACCAGAGGAGCTGGCGGGGCACGGTCGCGTTCCACGCGGGTGGGCGGGCGAGCCGTCCGGACGGACTTGGCATGACTGAACGCTTTCGGACAGCGATGGTTACCGCCGTAGTGTCAACACCGTTGACGACCCATGTCAACGACGTTGACACCGTGATGCGGGTTACCCTGCGCCATCGCTCGGTGGCGGTATGAGGTGGCTTCTGTCCGTTTTCGCGGACCGGTTCAGGGTAGAAGATGCCGTTTTGCCGGGGCGCTACGCCGCGCTCGCCACACTGGCGGCCGGGGGATCTGCAACCTTGCCGTTATCCGGCCGTTTCCGATCGGCGACGCGGCAACTCGGGTCCGATGGGCGCGGCAGATCCCTCGCCGATCGGTGCCGCTCCGGCTCGGTTCCGAGCGGCCCCGGCACAGCCCTCGGTCGGTCGACGCTGCTTGGGCTCGGGGCGGGTGGCCCGGCGGATGTTCCTCGGGCTGCGCGGGTCTGGGAGATTCCTCCACCCTCGGCGATGCGCGGCTCAGGGGACGAGCGGATCCGGCATCTTGTCCCGACGGGTTGCGGCTTCCAGGTGCGGCGGCACTTCGGCGTCCATTGGCCTATGGGGGTTGGGGCTCGGGAAGCCCGGCGACGGGGGGATCGCCGGGCGGGCCGGTCAGGTTTGGGGGAGGCGGGGGACGTGGCCGGTCAGGGCCAGGTCGACGAGCTGGTTGACGGTGTGGCGGTGCAGGGCGGCGGGGCGGCCGCTGAGGCGGTAGGCGACCAGGCCGTGCCACAGGTCCAGCAGGGCGTCGATGTCGATGTCGGCCGGGAGGTCGCCGCGGGCGATGCCGCGCTGGAGGACGTTGCGGGCGATGTCGCGGCGTGGGGTGAGGACCTGTTCGCGGAGACGGGTGAGGGTGCCCGGGTCGTCGTGGGTGGCGGCGACCAGCAAGGTCATCGTGCGACCGTGCCCGGCGGTCAGGTATTCGATGATCATCTCGAAGAGGGCGGCCAGCTCGGCGCGGGTGTCGCCGGTGTCCGGGACCGGGGTGATCCGGGAGTGTTCCACGATCAGGTCGCTGATCAAGGCGGGTTTGTGTGGCCAGAAGCGGTAGACGGTCTTCTTCGAGACGCCGGCCCGGCTGGCTACCTCGTCGATGGTGACGCCGAGGTAGCCCGCCTCTTCGAGGAGGGCTTCGGCGGCGAAGAGGATGCGGGTGCGGGAGTGCGGGTCCGGTGGGCGGCCCCGGCGGCGGGCGGCCGGTGAGGGTTCCACGGCGCTCGTCGGGATCATGGATCTCCTCGCGGGCTTCGGGGGTGCGGCGACTCCGTGGGCGAAGCCGGTTCCTGTGGGGTGGATCCGGTTTCTCGACGAAGTCGCCCTGTGTGGGGTGGAGCCGGTGAACATCATGCCGATGTGCATGGTGGTGTCAATAAAGGAACGTTATGTTTCCTGATGAAGTCTCAAGCCTTGGAAACTCCACGAGGTTTTAGAAACTTGGCGTGTCCTTTATAAGGGGGCGCTTTTAGGGTTTTGGGCCGGTCTGTCTTATGAGGACGGTCACGTCAGCGGCCGAAACCGGCACGGGACCTCAGGGGAACGCCGGCCGCGCGACGGCTGCACCGTTCCGTAGCGGCGGCCAAGGCCGCGGCGACGGGCGCGGCCGCGCCGCGGTGATGGTCGCGGTGGTGAGGAGGCTGACGGCGACGGCGACGGGCGCGGACGCTGCCGCGGTGATGGTCGCGGTGGTGAGGAGGCTGACCGCGACCGCGACGGCGACTGCGGCGGCGGCGACGGTCGGGGCTGCGGTCATGCACGGTCACGAGTCACCCGCCTCACGGCAACGGCGGACGAGTCGCGACCACAACGGCGGGCGCGCCGGGAGGGGTGTGGTGGCCGGATGAGCGGCAAGGATCGGCTGGGCCTGAAAACGGCCGCCGAGG contains:
- a CDS encoding TetR/AcrR family transcriptional regulator produces the protein MPAQNLPPRDAIRRAAGDLFVRDGYGATTVRAIAAAAGCDPALVIRHFGSKEGLFLATVSVSGDLTGILTGPLESIGRELVRYVLNGAGSPVAGVYRALLSASDRPEIKERLRASMHDVFVGPLAERIGGARPELRARLAAAQFAGLINACWLVGDPVLAQADHDAVISLYGDAIQRLLTCEDPPPSAG
- a CDS encoding GtrA family protein; translation: MPSPSGRLARPPAWNATVPRQLLWFMLVGALSTVLQTIVYVSVREVVAATWASWLALLVVTPVNTEAHRRITFNVTTSAIARLHWEAGLTSVVVYLANLAASPWFAAIAGPHPSALTESLILALTGSLVGGARYLILRSWVFAARRHTPATPAPALAEIPGAAEAGATLTTAPEAGVTAVATEACVTAVATEAGVTTTAATEATVTTPPDRRNAVSRRPRRFRPNSAPATAATEPKPQWASSAEPGTTGEPFSPTTFPAFPTTGNISAALACLGTLAPIPTARLCTSHGNTGVLNQRPPGRLRTWHRNRRQHLTARS
- a CDS encoding TetR/AcrR family transcriptional regulator, which codes for MIPTSAVEPSPAARRRGRPPDPHSRTRILFAAEALLEEAGYLGVTIDEVASRAGVSKKTVYRFWPHKPALISDLIVEHSRITPVPDTGDTRAELAALFEMIIEYLTAGHGRTMTLLVAATHDDPGTLTRLREQVLTPRRDIARNVLQRGIARGDLPADIDIDALLDLWHGLVAYRLSGRPAALHRHTVNQLVDLALTGHVPRLPQT